Proteins from a genomic interval of Epinephelus fuscoguttatus linkage group LG16, E.fuscoguttatus.final_Chr_v1:
- the socs5b gene encoding suppressor of cytokine signaling 5b, which produces MKKVGNMWSNLKSKCQTLFHNSSSGPSESRVEADAVHCVVDIGQGSSGEPQASGASSPTRSLLPVPMVTAGRRHHNCVSDIPQIVEITIDKDTEDVRGGSGGVPLARRDSYSRHAPWGGKKKHSCSTKTQSSLEADRRSGRLRGSGNRRDRRYGVSSIQEMSDSVSGGRSLNARSLRQRLSDTVGLCLPLPARRRTRSSKNPVTSKRKIHLTELMLETCPFPPGSDLAHKWHLIKQHTAPVSPHSSTALLDAFDPAHPSPEDEEERLRERRRLSIEEGVDPPPNAQIHTLEASVPGSSLYKLGPKMAPGMGEASGDGRASGAGSSVGAGLSGACAQVLGAAASAQDCDSEEDSTTLCLQARRPKQRHASGDGHLSRQQPGPWKVHTQIDYIHCLVPDLLQITALPCYWGVMDRYEAEALLDGRPEGTFLLRDSAQEDYLFSVSFRRYNRSLHARIEQWNHNFSFDAHDPCVFHSSTVTGLLEHYKDPSACMFFEPLLTAPLHRTFPFGLQHLARAAICRWTTYDGIGSLPLPPALQDFLKEYHYKQKVRVRWLEREPPLKVK; this is translated from the coding sequence ATGAAGAAAGTGGGCAACATGTGGAGCAACCTGAAGAGCAAATGCCAGACACTCTTTCACAACAGCAGTTCAGGACCCAGTGAAAGCAGGGTTGAGGCCGATGCCGTCCACTGTGTGGTGGATATTGGCCAAGGCAGCTCAGGTGAACCTCAGGCATCAGGAGCCTCTAGTCCAACTCGGAGCCTTCTGCCAGTGCCAATGGTAACAGCAGGACGCCGCCATCATAACTGTGTGTCGGATATCCCACAGATTGTAGAGATTACAATTGACAAGGACACTGAGGATGTGCGGGGGGGATCAGGTGGTGTTCCCCTGGCCCGGAGAGACTCCTATTCTCGTCATGCTCCTTGGGGGGGCAAGAAAAAACACTCATGTTCCACTAAAACCCAGAGCTCTCTGGAAGCAGATAGGCGGTCTGGGCGCTTACGGGGGAGTGGGAACCGTAGGGACAGGCGCTATGGAGTCAGCTCCATCCAGGAGATGAGTGACTCTGTATCTGGAGGACGCAGTCTGAATGCTCGGTCTTTGCGCCAGCGGCTAAGTGATACAGTAGGGCTGTGCTTACCCCTGCCCGCTCGCAGACGCACCCGCTCATCTAAGAACCCGGTCACCTCCAAACGTAAGATTCACCTGACAGAGCTCATGCTGGAGACCTGCCCCTTCCCACCAGGCTCAGACCTTGCTCACAAGTGGCACTTGATCAAGCAACACACAGCACCGGTCAGCCCGCATTCCTCCACTGCCCTGCTGGATGCCTTTGACCCGGCCCACCCCTCTcctgaggatgaggaggaacgTCTGCGTGAGCGTCGCAGACTAAGCATCGAGGAAGGTGTGGACCCACCACCTAATGCACAGATCCACACCCTGGAGGCCTCAGTGCCGGGCTCCTCTCTCTACAAACTGGGACCAAAGATGGCTCCCGGCATGGGAGAGGCCTCTGGGGATGGCCGGGCCTCAGGCGCTGGCAGCTCTGTGGGTGCTGGATTATCAGGGGCCTGTGCGCAGGTGTTGGGGGCTGCAGCATCAGCTCAGGACTGTGACTCTGAGGAGGATTCGACCACCCTCTGTCTGCAGGCCAGGAGGCCCAAGCAGAGGCACGCCTCTGGGGACGGTCACCTGAGCAGGCAGCAACCTGGGCCCTGGAAGGTTCACACCCAGATAGACTACATCCACTGCCTGGTGCCAGACCTATTGCAGATCACAGCTCTGCCCTGCTACTGGGGCGTGATGGACCGCTATGAGGCTGAGGCACTGCTGGATGGGCGGCCAGAGGGCACCTTCCTGCTCCGTGACTCAGCCCAGGAGGACTACCTCTTCTCTGTTAGCTTCCGCCGTTACAACCGCTCACTGCACGCCCGCATTGAGCAGTGGAACCACAACTTCAGCTTTGACGCTCATGACCCTTGTGTTTTCCACTCTTCCACCGTGACAGGACTGCTGGAGCACTACAAGGATCCCAGCGCCTGCATGTTTTTTGAACCGCTGCTTACGGCGCCTCTCCATCGGACCTTTCCCTTCGGCCTGCAGCACCTGGCACGAGCCGCCATCTGCCGCTGGACCACTTACGATGGTATAGGCTCTCTGCCGCTGCCCCCTGCCTTGCAGGACTTCCTCAAGGAGTATCACTATAAACAGAAAGTACGAGTTCGCTGGCTGGAGAGGGAACCGCCACTCAAGGTCAAATAG